The following proteins are co-located in the Osmia lignaria lignaria isolate PbOS001 chromosome 12, iyOsmLign1, whole genome shotgun sequence genome:
- the Dhit gene encoding regulator of G protein signaling double hit isoform X1 has product MIEMSSGMGATAMGIGVSHRPGAGEGVAGGCRLRAQSQSQASGSSDNPQQSSQQQQQQQQLQQQQQQAPSSQQQSQQQQRQGSGIGGRSKKDNCCLCWCCCCSCSCLAAVGGNSTGAGGAGDQGKKKGNAGVGEHGSGVGVGGELGSGGAGNGFDGLDGLDGNMECSLEEIRSWGSSFDKLMRSPAGRKFFREFLVSEYSEENIAFWLACEQLKRESNPEKIEEKARFIYERYISILSPKEVSLDSQVREIVNRNMVQPTPHTFDDAQLQIYTLMHRDSYPRFVNSELYRRVARLSSGSNSEEHSVGKPKCKKGTT; this is encoded by the exons ATGATAGAG ATGTCGAGCGGAATGGGTGCAACTGCAATGGGGATCGGCGTTAGTCACAGGCCGGGGGCCGGCGAGGGTGTAGCCGGTGGGTGCCGGCTACGCGCGCAGAGTCAGAGCCAGGCGTCCGGCTCTTCCGACAATCCGCAACAGTCATcccagcagcaacagcagcaacaacagctgcagcaacagcaacaacaggcGCCCTCGTCGCAGCAACAGTCGCAGCAGCAACAGCGTCAAGGATCGGGGATCGGAGGCCGTTCGAAGAAGGACAACTGTTGCCTCTGCTGGTGCTGTTGTTGTAGTTGCTCGTG TCTGGCGGCAGTGGGTGGCAACTCGACGGGCGCAGGGGGTGCTGGCGACCAGGGGAAGAAGAAGGGTAACGCGGGCGTCGGCGAGCACGGGAgcggcgtcggcgtcggtggCGAGCTAGGAAGCGGAGGCGCGGGCAATGGTTTCGACGGGCTGGATGGCCTGGATGGTAACATGGAGTGCAGCCTGGAGGAGATCAGATCTTGGGGCTCCTCCTTCGACAAGTTGATGAGGAGTCCCGCGGGTCGTAAGTTCTTCAGGGAGTTCCTGGTGAGCGAGTATAGCGAAGAGAACATCGCGTTCTGGCTAGCGTGCGAGCAGCTGAAACGGGAAAGCAACCCTGAAAAGATCGAGGAAAAGGCGCGCTTCATCTACGAGCGTTACATATCCATACTCTCACCGAAAGAA GTGAGCCTGGACTCGCAAGTGCGCGAAATAGTGAACCGCAACATGGTGCAACCGACGCCTCACACGTTCGACGACGCCCAGCTGCAGATCTACACTCTGATGCACCGCGACTCGTACCCTCGTTTCGTGAACAGCGAGCTGTACCGGCGGGTGGCCCGTTTGAGTAGCGGGTCGAACAGCGAAGAGCACAGCGTGGGCAAGCCGAAGTGCAAGAAGGGCACCACGTAA
- the Dhit gene encoding regulator of G protein signaling double hit isoform X3 yields the protein MSSGMGATAMGIGVSHRPGAGEGVAGGCRLRAQSQSQASGSSDNPQQSSQQQQQQQQLQQQQQQAPSSQQQSQQQQRQGSGIGGRSKKDNCCLCWCCCCSCSCLAAVGGNSTGAGGAGDQGKKKGNAGVGEHGSGVGVGGELGSGGAGNGFDGLDGLDGNMECSLEEIRSWGSSFDKLMRSPAGRKFFREFLVSEYSEENIAFWLACEQLKRESNPEKIEEKARFIYERYISILSPKEVSLDSQVREIVNRNMVQPTPHTFDDAQLQIYTLMHRDSYPRFVNSELYRRVARLSSGSNSEEHSVGKPKCKKGTT from the exons ATGTCGAGCGGAATGGGTGCAACTGCAATGGGGATCGGCGTTAGTCACAGGCCGGGGGCCGGCGAGGGTGTAGCCGGTGGGTGCCGGCTACGCGCGCAGAGTCAGAGCCAGGCGTCCGGCTCTTCCGACAATCCGCAACAGTCATcccagcagcaacagcagcaacaacagctgcagcaacagcaacaacaggcGCCCTCGTCGCAGCAACAGTCGCAGCAGCAACAGCGTCAAGGATCGGGGATCGGAGGCCGTTCGAAGAAGGACAACTGTTGCCTCTGCTGGTGCTGTTGTTGTAGTTGCTCGTG TCTGGCGGCAGTGGGTGGCAACTCGACGGGCGCAGGGGGTGCTGGCGACCAGGGGAAGAAGAAGGGTAACGCGGGCGTCGGCGAGCACGGGAgcggcgtcggcgtcggtggCGAGCTAGGAAGCGGAGGCGCGGGCAATGGTTTCGACGGGCTGGATGGCCTGGATGGTAACATGGAGTGCAGCCTGGAGGAGATCAGATCTTGGGGCTCCTCCTTCGACAAGTTGATGAGGAGTCCCGCGGGTCGTAAGTTCTTCAGGGAGTTCCTGGTGAGCGAGTATAGCGAAGAGAACATCGCGTTCTGGCTAGCGTGCGAGCAGCTGAAACGGGAAAGCAACCCTGAAAAGATCGAGGAAAAGGCGCGCTTCATCTACGAGCGTTACATATCCATACTCTCACCGAAAGAA GTGAGCCTGGACTCGCAAGTGCGCGAAATAGTGAACCGCAACATGGTGCAACCGACGCCTCACACGTTCGACGACGCCCAGCTGCAGATCTACACTCTGATGCACCGCGACTCGTACCCTCGTTTCGTGAACAGCGAGCTGTACCGGCGGGTGGCCCGTTTGAGTAGCGGGTCGAACAGCGAAGAGCACAGCGTGGGCAAGCCGAAGTGCAAGAAGGGCACCACGTAA
- the Dhit gene encoding regulator of G protein signaling double hit isoform X4 produces the protein MNSNSKTLLIVAGIIIMIRRIRKIWRVRRDARRTRPLNVAEVKGKRKWPRCWRLMITCFEILAAVGGNSTGAGGAGDQGKKKGNAGVGEHGSGVGVGGELGSGGAGNGFDGLDGLDGNMECSLEEIRSWGSSFDKLMRSPAGRKFFREFLVSEYSEENIAFWLACEQLKRESNPEKIEEKARFIYERYISILSPKEVSLDSQVREIVNRNMVQPTPHTFDDAQLQIYTLMHRDSYPRFVNSELYRRVARLSSGSNSEEHSVGKPKCKKGTT, from the exons ATGAATTCAAACTCGAAAACACTTCTAATTGTCGCTGGTATCATTATAATGATACGTCGAATTCGG AAAATCTGGCGTGTACGACGGGACGCTAGGAGAACGAGGCCGTTGAACGTTGCCGAGGTAAAAGGGAAAAGGAAGTGGCCACGATGTTGGCGATTGATGATTACGTGCTTTGAAAT TCTGGCGGCAGTGGGTGGCAACTCGACGGGCGCAGGGGGTGCTGGCGACCAGGGGAAGAAGAAGGGTAACGCGGGCGTCGGCGAGCACGGGAgcggcgtcggcgtcggtggCGAGCTAGGAAGCGGAGGCGCGGGCAATGGTTTCGACGGGCTGGATGGCCTGGATGGTAACATGGAGTGCAGCCTGGAGGAGATCAGATCTTGGGGCTCCTCCTTCGACAAGTTGATGAGGAGTCCCGCGGGTCGTAAGTTCTTCAGGGAGTTCCTGGTGAGCGAGTATAGCGAAGAGAACATCGCGTTCTGGCTAGCGTGCGAGCAGCTGAAACGGGAAAGCAACCCTGAAAAGATCGAGGAAAAGGCGCGCTTCATCTACGAGCGTTACATATCCATACTCTCACCGAAAGAA GTGAGCCTGGACTCGCAAGTGCGCGAAATAGTGAACCGCAACATGGTGCAACCGACGCCTCACACGTTCGACGACGCCCAGCTGCAGATCTACACTCTGATGCACCGCGACTCGTACCCTCGTTTCGTGAACAGCGAGCTGTACCGGCGGGTGGCCCGTTTGAGTAGCGGGTCGAACAGCGAAGAGCACAGCGTGGGCAAGCCGAAGTGCAAGAAGGGCACCACGTAA
- the Dhit gene encoding regulator of G protein signaling double hit isoform X5 — MAQMRLIKKIWRVRRDARRTRPLNVAEVKGKRKWPRCWRLMITCFEILAAVGGNSTGAGGAGDQGKKKGNAGVGEHGSGVGVGGELGSGGAGNGFDGLDGLDGNMECSLEEIRSWGSSFDKLMRSPAGRKFFREFLVSEYSEENIAFWLACEQLKRESNPEKIEEKARFIYERYISILSPKEVSLDSQVREIVNRNMVQPTPHTFDDAQLQIYTLMHRDSYPRFVNSELYRRVARLSSGSNSEEHSVGKPKCKKGTT; from the exons AAAATCTGGCGTGTACGACGGGACGCTAGGAGAACGAGGCCGTTGAACGTTGCCGAGGTAAAAGGGAAAAGGAAGTGGCCACGATGTTGGCGATTGATGATTACGTGCTTTGAAAT TCTGGCGGCAGTGGGTGGCAACTCGACGGGCGCAGGGGGTGCTGGCGACCAGGGGAAGAAGAAGGGTAACGCGGGCGTCGGCGAGCACGGGAgcggcgtcggcgtcggtggCGAGCTAGGAAGCGGAGGCGCGGGCAATGGTTTCGACGGGCTGGATGGCCTGGATGGTAACATGGAGTGCAGCCTGGAGGAGATCAGATCTTGGGGCTCCTCCTTCGACAAGTTGATGAGGAGTCCCGCGGGTCGTAAGTTCTTCAGGGAGTTCCTGGTGAGCGAGTATAGCGAAGAGAACATCGCGTTCTGGCTAGCGTGCGAGCAGCTGAAACGGGAAAGCAACCCTGAAAAGATCGAGGAAAAGGCGCGCTTCATCTACGAGCGTTACATATCCATACTCTCACCGAAAGAA GTGAGCCTGGACTCGCAAGTGCGCGAAATAGTGAACCGCAACATGGTGCAACCGACGCCTCACACGTTCGACGACGCCCAGCTGCAGATCTACACTCTGATGCACCGCGACTCGTACCCTCGTTTCGTGAACAGCGAGCTGTACCGGCGGGTGGCCCGTTTGAGTAGCGGGTCGAACAGCGAAGAGCACAGCGTGGGCAAGCCGAAGTGCAAGAAGGGCACCACGTAA
- the Dhit gene encoding regulator of G protein signaling double hit isoform X2, whose amino-acid sequence MIEMSSGMGATAMGIGVSHRPGAGEGVAGGCRLRAQSQSQASGSSDNPQQSSQQQQQQQQLQQQQQQAPSSQQQSQQQQRQGSGIGGRSKKDNCCLCWCCCCSCSLAAVGGNSTGAGGAGDQGKKKGNAGVGEHGSGVGVGGELGSGGAGNGFDGLDGLDGNMECSLEEIRSWGSSFDKLMRSPAGRKFFREFLVSEYSEENIAFWLACEQLKRESNPEKIEEKARFIYERYISILSPKEVSLDSQVREIVNRNMVQPTPHTFDDAQLQIYTLMHRDSYPRFVNSELYRRVARLSSGSNSEEHSVGKPKCKKGTT is encoded by the exons ATGATAGAG ATGTCGAGCGGAATGGGTGCAACTGCAATGGGGATCGGCGTTAGTCACAGGCCGGGGGCCGGCGAGGGTGTAGCCGGTGGGTGCCGGCTACGCGCGCAGAGTCAGAGCCAGGCGTCCGGCTCTTCCGACAATCCGCAACAGTCATcccagcagcaacagcagcaacaacagctgcagcaacagcaacaacaggcGCCCTCGTCGCAGCAACAGTCGCAGCAGCAACAGCGTCAAGGATCGGGGATCGGAGGCCGTTCGAAGAAGGACAACTGTTGCCTCTGCTGGTGCTGTTGTTGTAGTTGCTC TCTGGCGGCAGTGGGTGGCAACTCGACGGGCGCAGGGGGTGCTGGCGACCAGGGGAAGAAGAAGGGTAACGCGGGCGTCGGCGAGCACGGGAgcggcgtcggcgtcggtggCGAGCTAGGAAGCGGAGGCGCGGGCAATGGTTTCGACGGGCTGGATGGCCTGGATGGTAACATGGAGTGCAGCCTGGAGGAGATCAGATCTTGGGGCTCCTCCTTCGACAAGTTGATGAGGAGTCCCGCGGGTCGTAAGTTCTTCAGGGAGTTCCTGGTGAGCGAGTATAGCGAAGAGAACATCGCGTTCTGGCTAGCGTGCGAGCAGCTGAAACGGGAAAGCAACCCTGAAAAGATCGAGGAAAAGGCGCGCTTCATCTACGAGCGTTACATATCCATACTCTCACCGAAAGAA GTGAGCCTGGACTCGCAAGTGCGCGAAATAGTGAACCGCAACATGGTGCAACCGACGCCTCACACGTTCGACGACGCCCAGCTGCAGATCTACACTCTGATGCACCGCGACTCGTACCCTCGTTTCGTGAACAGCGAGCTGTACCGGCGGGTGGCCCGTTTGAGTAGCGGGTCGAACAGCGAAGAGCACAGCGTGGGCAAGCCGAAGTGCAAGAAGGGCACCACGTAA